A single genomic interval of Hippea jasoniae harbors:
- the lexA gene encoding transcriptional repressor LexA, which produces MDERLKKRLKILEGYFLENGTMPSYSQMCKLFGVKSKNAVFKTISRLIDEGFLKKDRNGKLRFELMPGSIKILGEIKAGFPSPAEEELIDTVSLDSFLVDNPSATFMLKVTGDSMVNAGILAGDFVLVDRSKQPKDGDIVVASVDGEWTLKYLKRQKTKNGDRYILIAANPKYKPIKPSQELCIAGVVVGVIRKYR; this is translated from the coding sequence ATGGATGAAAGGTTGAAAAAGAGGTTAAAAATATTGGAGGGATATTTTTTAGAAAACGGCACCATGCCAAGCTATTCACAGATGTGCAAACTGTTTGGTGTAAAGTCCAAAAACGCTGTATTCAAAACGATTAGTAGGTTGATAGATGAGGGGTTTTTGAAAAAAGATAGAAATGGTAAGTTGAGATTTGAGCTAATGCCGGGGAGTATAAAGATCCTTGGTGAGATAAAGGCTGGCTTTCCATCTCCTGCTGAGGAGGAGCTGATAGATACCGTTTCGCTGGATAGTTTTTTGGTTGATAATCCTTCTGCTACATTTATGTTGAAGGTAACGGGTGATTCTATGGTCAATGCGGGTATTCTTGCAGGTGATTTTGTGCTTGTTGATAGGTCAAAACAGCCAAAAGATGGAGATATAGTAGTTGCAAGTGTTGATGGTGAGTGGACTTTAAAATATTTAAAAAGACAAAAAACAAAAAACGGTGATCGCTACATACTGATTGCGGCAAACCCAAAATATAAACCTATCAAACCCTCTCAGGAGCTTTGTATAGCCGGTGTTGTTGTGGGGGTTATAAGAAAATACAGATAA
- a CDS encoding DNA polymerase Y family protein, protein MSSWPDAIAHIDADAFFVECERATNPLLRGKAVVVGKERGIATALSYEAKALGIKRGMRIVDIKKQFPGVVVLNSDYEKYSMFSVRIFDILRRFSPVVEEYSIDEAFVDLKGLRAFYKKSYRELAVLIQKSIKEELGISVSLGVAPTKVLAKIASKLKKPGGIVVIKAKEIQNYLNIPVGSVWGIGPNTEALLAKFNIYTAIEFAKTDIAFLSRILSKPYIQIHRELRGEKVFNVDPSYKSSYKPISKATSFKPIADKNMLFAKIAKNVEDAAFKARRYALAPSRIAVFLKTDNFATENIKLKLRTPTNITSHLLEYARIGFERIYKEERSYRQTGVVLLNLTTKKRYDLFEDFTYLKKSALLYGIIDYVNTKFGRHSISIASTLPALEPKKQKLSVPFIGHVK, encoded by the coding sequence GTGTCAAGTTGGCCTGATGCCATAGCTCATATAGATGCAGATGCCTTTTTTGTGGAGTGCGAAAGGGCAACAAATCCGCTGCTTAGGGGTAAGGCGGTTGTTGTTGGAAAAGAGCGTGGTATAGCTACGGCTTTAAGCTATGAGGCAAAAGCTTTGGGTATAAAAAGAGGCATGCGAATTGTAGATATAAAGAAACAGTTTCCCGGGGTTGTTGTGCTTAATTCAGATTATGAAAAATACAGTATGTTTTCTGTTAGGATATTTGATATTTTGAGGAGATTTTCCCCTGTGGTGGAGGAGTATTCGATAGATGAGGCTTTTGTTGATTTAAAAGGCTTAAGGGCTTTTTATAAAAAAAGCTACAGAGAGCTTGCTGTTTTGATACAGAAGAGTATTAAAGAAGAGCTTGGGATTTCTGTTTCTTTAGGTGTTGCACCAACAAAGGTGCTTGCAAAAATTGCATCAAAATTAAAAAAACCAGGTGGCATTGTTGTTATAAAAGCTAAAGAGATACAAAACTACCTTAATATTCCTGTGGGTAGTGTGTGGGGTATTGGACCAAATACAGAGGCGTTGCTTGCCAAATTCAATATTTATACGGCTATTGAGTTTGCAAAGACAGATATTGCATTTCTATCCAGAATACTCTCAAAACCATACATTCAGATTCACAGGGAATTAAGAGGAGAAAAGGTGTTTAATGTCGACCCTTCTTATAAATCCTCTTATAAACCTATCAGTAAAGCCACAAGTTTTAAGCCCATTGCCGATAAAAACATGCTGTTTGCTAAAATTGCAAAAAATGTAGAGGATGCTGCATTTAAGGCGCGCAGATATGCACTTGCTCCATCCCGTATTGCTGTATTTTTAAAGACAGATAACTTTGCAACAGAAAACATAAAACTCAAACTAAGAACACCCACAAATATAACCTCCCATCTTTTGGAATACGCAAGAATAGGGTTTGAAAGAATCTATAAAGAAGAGAGAAGCTACAGGCAAACGGGTGTTGTTTTGCTAAACCTTACAACAAAAAAAAGATACGATTTATTTGAGGATTTTACTTATTTAAAAAAGAGTGCCCTCCTGTATGGTATTATTGATTATGTAAATACAAAATTTGGCAGACACAGTATATCTATCGCATCTACACTTCCTGCTTTAGAGCCTAAAAAACAGAAGTTGAGCGTACCTTTTATAGGACATGTAAAATAA
- a CDS encoding HDOD domain-containing protein codes for MNSFIKCECGCYNPKDSKYCVCCGKALKQKGSIVAVFDDPQRGFVLLKHLKKTSLEVKGFKPSNLTFSDLGEVDFVVLDIDPKFRELSVLLRRISENLSRSKLIAISKKGYFAIWDKLGVDIVAEKPSDVVEIIKKEFAYSDLPIYTMKEAEAFLKHFSDYNVIFVKFNRFDDAKIFNLHHLLVGLYYSLKRSDIFMVVPNAYVAIIPSNQKDGRGVKILKEKVEVYIKEHLTSDDISLNSVEIVQLKNNKKEISSQKEIIVAKEYSRQESSEDKAKGSHKSEPVFAILKAFRSQLGKLYFTSLRKKVEPYLTLGDAKWIAENRNYSDKEEIERLTEEFTQLEKQSKILKYTEEEFLSSLDGNVEILSLPEVQSNIIMLINRDASFNRIVREIKKDPAISAKILKLANSAFFGLKGKVKSVEKAAVVLGSQEIMSISLSVSCLNKFSSPFIKDLYKYAIATYAIATFLEDKLQVVTSAPLTAILHSIGYMFYAQYMKDEFSEVVNRAKNGGVFESEAVDVLPARAQEVSYKLATMWNIPQRVAQIIRDFLYPKRSSSFDASIYVLHTSVLFARILGYMWGSYSIDDISYHAYKVFLDRFGINIVKFFKEHHEELKEKSSNMVAVLA; via the coding sequence ATGAATAGTTTTATAAAGTGCGAGTGTGGCTGTTATAATCCAAAGGATAGTAAATACTGTGTATGTTGCGGCAAAGCGCTTAAGCAAAAAGGCAGCATTGTTGCGGTTTTTGACGATCCTCAGCGCGGGTTTGTTTTACTGAAGCATCTTAAAAAAACATCCCTTGAGGTAAAAGGCTTCAAACCCTCAAACCTTACCTTCTCAGACCTTGGTGAGGTTGATTTTGTTGTTCTGGATATAGACCCTAAATTTAGAGAGCTATCCGTTTTGCTTAGAAGAATAAGCGAAAATCTAAGCAGGTCAAAGCTAATAGCTATAAGCAAAAAGGGTTATTTTGCCATCTGGGATAAGCTTGGTGTGGATATAGTGGCAGAAAAACCGTCCGATGTTGTTGAGATTATAAAAAAAGAGTTTGCCTATAGCGACTTGCCTATCTATACAATGAAAGAAGCAGAAGCTTTTTTAAAACATTTTTCTGATTATAATGTAATTTTTGTAAAGTTTAATAGGTTTGATGATGCAAAAATATTCAACCTTCACCATTTGCTTGTGGGTTTATATTACAGTCTCAAAAGGTCAGACATATTTATGGTTGTTCCAAACGCCTATGTGGCTATAATTCCGTCAAACCAGAAAGACGGTAGAGGAGTAAAGATTTTAAAAGAAAAGGTGGAAGTGTATATAAAGGAGCATCTTACAAGCGATGATATATCCTTAAATAGCGTTGAGATTGTTCAGCTAAAAAATAACAAAAAAGAGATTTCCAGCCAAAAGGAAATCATTGTTGCAAAGGAGTATAGCAGGCAGGAAAGTAGTGAAGATAAAGCAAAAGGCTCGCATAAATCAGAGCCTGTATTTGCTATTTTAAAGGCGTTTAGATCGCAATTAGGCAAGCTTTATTTTACCTCATTGAGAAAAAAGGTTGAACCCTATTTGACATTGGGTGATGCAAAATGGATTGCAGAGAACAGAAACTACTCCGATAAAGAAGAAATAGAAAGGTTAACTGAAGAATTTACTCAGCTTGAGAAACAATCCAAAATCTTAAAATACACAGAAGAGGAGTTTTTGTCCTCCTTGGATGGTAATGTTGAGATATTGAGTCTGCCTGAGGTTCAATCAAACATCATAATGCTTATAAATCGTGATGCTTCTTTTAACAGAATTGTGAGAGAGATTAAAAAAGACCCTGCTATATCTGCAAAGATTCTTAAACTTGCAAATTCAGCGTTTTTTGGATTAAAAGGTAAGGTTAAAAGTGTTGAAAAGGCTGCTGTTGTTTTGGGTAGTCAGGAAATTATGAGTATCTCTTTAAGCGTTTCTTGCTTAAATAAGTTTTCATCGCCCTTTATAAAAGATCTATACAAATACGCTATAGCTACCTATGCCATTGCAACATTTCTTGAAGATAAACTTCAGGTTGTTACCTCTGCTCCACTTACAGCAATTTTGCACTCAATAGGTTATATGTTTTATGCTCAATATATGAAAGATGAATTTTCTGAGGTTGTAAATAGGGCTAAAAATGGCGGTGTGTTTGAGTCTGAGGCTGTTGATGTTTTACCTGCAAGAGCCCAGGAGGTTTCCTATAAATTGGCAACGATGTGGAACATACCACAAAGAGTCGCTCAAATCATAAGAGATTTTCTCTATCCAAAACGATCGTCAAGCTTTGATGCGTCGATATATGTTTTGCATACATCGGTTTTATTTGCAAGAATATTGGGTTATATGTGGGGCAGTTATTCTATAGATGATATAAGCTATCATGCCTATAAGGTGTTTCTTGATAGGTTTGGTATAAATATAGTAAAATTTTTCAAGGAGCATCATGAGGAATTAAAAGAAAAAAGTAGCAATATGGTAGCTGTATTGGCATGA
- a CDS encoding HD-GYP domain-containing protein translates to MKITHLVKNLARQHEEMIGLIASIDSFLNKSEGINPVEVAFDTIGSFGCKGLCVVKDGRVVKQQPENFFDSNLGEFKTGIYEDIKLAKSLFGDIRFSRFVVENVGDSKIIAVFDEDTKPYIISVTDIILKILRLRFSRQINKFENLRFLLRLLYNFDKETYSHSFRVRVYSYFIAKGLGFDKKLITQIKIGAMLHDIGKLLLPLDVLKKRGKLSNGEFELIKKHVNESYEILQSFGCSDIVVQIALLHHRKRNGKGYPENSPIDFEDYVDVVAVADIMDAILSSRTYKHSKGCNILIEEIRKEKGGLKEQIIDAAAKFIASEDFIVAQRIIEKRLSKIKTVDDVRDIYESLNQLKEENISLKRQNELFKSITSELQKRYEELMVTGAKNKTINSKKALIVESYLEKFGNLKTVLIIKNNAIVEMSGKPVGIDVINNPSNQNGVYLFEKGEFKIIAVFDAIKKEPSSMTADVLYNLVR, encoded by the coding sequence ATGAAGATTACACATCTTGTTAAAAACCTTGCCCGCCAACATGAAGAGATGATAGGTCTTATTGCATCTATAGATAGCTTTCTTAACAAAAGTGAAGGTATTAATCCTGTTGAGGTAGCCTTTGATACTATTGGTTCTTTTGGATGCAAAGGTTTGTGTGTTGTTAAAGATGGTAGAGTTGTAAAACAACAACCCGAAAATTTTTTTGACAGCAATTTAGGCGAGTTTAAAACGGGAATATATGAAGATATAAAGCTTGCAAAGAGTCTTTTTGGCGATATCAGGTTTAGCAGATTTGTTGTGGAAAATGTCGGTGATAGTAAAATAATAGCTGTTTTTGACGAAGATACAAAGCCGTATATTATTTCTGTCACAGATATTATTTTGAAAATTTTAAGGTTAAGATTTAGTAGACAGATTAATAAATTTGAAAATTTAAGGTTTCTTTTAAGGCTTCTTTACAACTTCGATAAAGAAACATACAGTCATTCATTCAGGGTCAGGGTGTACTCCTATTTTATTGCTAAAGGATTGGGTTTTGATAAAAAGTTGATTACGCAGATAAAAATAGGAGCAATGTTACATGATATAGGAAAACTTTTGCTGCCTTTGGATGTATTAAAAAAACGCGGAAAGCTTAGCAATGGAGAGTTTGAACTCATCAAAAAACATGTGAATGAGAGTTATGAGATTTTACAATCTTTTGGATGTAGTGACATCGTTGTTCAAATAGCACTTCTTCACCACAGAAAGAGGAATGGAAAAGGATACCCTGAAAATAGCCCGATAGATTTTGAAGATTATGTAGATGTTGTTGCAGTTGCCGACATTATGGATGCAATTTTATCATCCCGCACATACAAGCACTCAAAAGGCTGCAATATATTAATTGAAGAGATAAGAAAAGAAAAGGGTGGTTTAAAAGAACAGATAATCGATGCCGCTGCAAAATTTATAGCCTCGGAAGATTTTATTGTAGCTCAAAGGATTATCGAAAAAAGATTGTCGAAGATTAAAACAGTGGATGATGTCAGGGATATTTATGAGTCTTTAAATCAACTCAAAGAGGAAAATATTTCACTAAAAAGGCAGAACGAGCTGTTTAAAAGCATAACAAGCGAACTACAGAAAAGATACGAAGAGTTGATGGTTACTGGTGCAAAAAACAAAACTATAAATAGCAAAAAGGCACTGATAGTTGAATCGTATCTTGAAAAATTTGGCAATCTAAAGACGGTTTTGATTATAAAAAATAACGCTATAGTTGAAATGAGTGGAAAGCCTGTAGGTATAGATGTTATAAATAACCCATCAAATCAAAACGGTGTTTATCTTTTTGAAAAAGGCGAATTTAAGATTATTGCTGTCTTTGATGCCATTAAAAAAGAGCCTTCTTCGATGACCGCAGATGTCCTATATAACTTAGTTAGATAA
- a CDS encoding glycosyltransferase family 9 protein, with the protein MKILVIQLRQLGDVLLSSSIPRAIKTVYPQVKVDFLTSKAAKDILTLNPYIDNLITLKNGFLEEAKAWITIRKQKYDAILDLQRTARSQRITLFSNAKIRAAFFKKGTNLFYNTLIQQTFKDYTTFERLEILKAVGIENPPKFMPELYFNQKDKAFILNYLQSKNIKNYFVVSPTARKTHKMWSAEEFGKLSKKIAETFKLTPIIIYGSDKEKPIASICRKFSGGILIEKPFTIKQTAALIKDAFCVVGNDSFVCHIGVSQKTKTAVIGGPTGGWFLENDKTKVFYKGLDCQPCNNPKNCPYNLKCYRDLKHTEIADRVIEFLSN; encoded by the coding sequence ATGAAAATTCTTGTTATTCAATTAAGACAATTAGGCGATGTGTTGCTTTCAAGCTCCATACCAAGGGCAATTAAAACTGTTTATCCGCAGGTAAAGGTTGATTTTTTAACCTCAAAGGCTGCAAAAGATATTCTCACCCTAAACCCCTACATAGATAATCTCATAACATTAAAAAATGGTTTTTTAGAAGAAGCAAAAGCTTGGATAACTATAAGAAAGCAAAAATACGATGCTATTTTAGATCTTCAAAGAACGGCAAGAAGCCAACGTATAACACTCTTCTCCAATGCCAAAATCAGGGCAGCTTTTTTTAAAAAAGGAACAAATCTTTTTTATAACACACTCATCCAACAAACCTTTAAAGATTATACAACTTTTGAGCGATTGGAGATTCTCAAAGCAGTTGGCATAGAAAATCCCCCTAAGTTTATGCCAGAGCTTTATTTTAACCAAAAAGACAAAGCGTTTATTTTAAATTATCTTCAATCAAAAAATATAAAAAACTACTTTGTTGTTTCTCCAACGGCAAGAAAAACCCATAAAATGTGGTCTGCAGAGGAGTTTGGTAAATTATCAAAAAAAATTGCTGAGACTTTCAAGTTAACCCCAATTATTATCTATGGTTCAGATAAAGAAAAACCGATTGCCTCAATATGCAGAAAGTTTTCTGGCGGCATCTTAATAGAAAAGCCCTTCACAATCAAACAAACAGCCGCTTTAATTAAAGATGCATTCTGTGTGGTGGGCAACGATTCATTCGTATGTCACATAGGCGTTAGTCAAAAAACAAAAACAGCCGTTATAGGCGGTCCAACAGGCGGCTGGTTTTTAGAAAACGACAAAACCAAGGTATTCTATAAAGGCCTTGACTGCCAGCCCTGCAACAATCCCAAAAACTGCCCATACAACCTAAAATGCTACAGAGATCTAAAACACACTGAAATTGCCGATAGGGTGATAGAATTCTTATCTAACTAA